One window of the Shimwellia blattae DSM 4481 = NBRC 105725 genome contains the following:
- the ppiC gene encoding peptidylprolyl isomerase PpiC, whose product MAKTAAAMHILVKDEKLALDLLEQIKNGADFEKLAKKHSTCPSGKKGGHLGEFRQGQMVPAFDKVVFSCPVLEPTGPLHTQFGYHIIKVLYRN is encoded by the coding sequence ATGGCAAAAACCGCAGCAGCAATGCATATCCTGGTCAAAGACGAAAAACTGGCGCTTGATCTGCTTGAGCAGATCAAAAACGGTGCTGATTTCGAGAAACTGGCGAAAAAACACTCCACCTGCCCGTCCGGTAAAAAAGGCGGCCATTTAGGGGAGTTCCGCCAGGGCCAGATGGTGCCGGCGTTCGACAAAGTGGTGTTCTCCTGCCCGGTGCTGGAGCCTACCGGCCCGCTGCATACCCAGTTCGGCTACCACATTATCAAAGTGCTGTACCGCAACTGA
- the rep gene encoding DNA helicase Rep — translation MRLNPGQQQAVDFVTGPCLVLAGAGSGKTRVITNKIAHLIRGCGYQARHIAAVTFTNKAAREMKERVAQTLGRKEARGLMISTFHTLGLEIIKREYAALGMKSNFSLFDDTDQLALIKDLTEGLLENDKVIYQQLISTISNWKNDLMGPDQAAAMARGERDRIFAHCYRLYYDHLKACNVLDFDDLILLPTLLLQRNEEVRERWQNKIRYLLVDEYQDTNTSQYELVKLLVGSRARFTVVGDDDQSIYSWRGARPQNLVLLSQDFPALQVIKLEQNYRSSGRILKAANILIANNPHVFEKKLFSELGYGPELKVLSANNEDHEAERVTGELIAHHFINKTQYKDYAILYRGNHQSRVFEKMLMQNRIPYRISGGTSFFSRPEIKDLLAYLRVLTNPDDDSAFLRIVNTPRREIGPATLQKLGEWALQRNKSMFTASFDLGLSQTLTGRGYEALTRFTHWLGEVARLSEKEPVAAVRDLIHGIDYESWLFETSPSPKAAEMRMKNVNQLFTWMTEMLEGSDLEEPMTLTQVVTRFTLRDMMERGESEEELDQVQLMTLHASKGLEFPYVYLVGMEEGLLPHQSSIDEDNIDEERRLAYVGITRAQKELTFTLCKERRQYGESVRPEPSRFLLELPQDDLQWEVERKKVSAEERMQKGQAHLASIREQLAKARKG, via the coding sequence ATGCGCCTGAACCCCGGTCAGCAACAAGCTGTCGACTTTGTCACTGGTCCCTGCCTGGTATTAGCCGGAGCCGGTTCCGGCAAAACCCGCGTTATCACCAATAAAATCGCCCACCTGATCCGCGGCTGCGGTTATCAGGCCCGGCATATTGCGGCAGTGACCTTTACCAATAAAGCCGCCCGGGAAATGAAAGAGCGCGTTGCCCAGACGCTGGGGCGCAAAGAGGCTCGTGGCCTGATGATCTCCACCTTTCATACACTGGGGCTTGAGATCATTAAGCGTGAATACGCAGCCCTGGGCATGAAGTCTAACTTCTCATTGTTTGACGACACGGATCAGCTGGCGCTGATTAAAGATCTCACCGAAGGGCTGCTGGAAAACGACAAAGTTATCTACCAGCAGCTGATCTCGACGATCTCCAACTGGAAGAACGATCTGATGGGGCCGGATCAGGCAGCGGCCATGGCCCGTGGCGAGCGGGATCGGATCTTCGCCCACTGTTACCGGCTCTATTACGATCACCTGAAAGCCTGCAACGTGCTGGATTTTGACGATCTTATCCTGTTGCCGACCCTGCTGTTGCAGCGCAATGAAGAAGTGCGCGAGCGCTGGCAGAACAAGATTCGCTACCTGCTGGTGGATGAATATCAGGACACCAACACCAGCCAGTATGAGCTGGTCAAACTGCTGGTGGGCAGCCGGGCGCGGTTTACCGTTGTGGGGGATGATGACCAGTCGATTTACTCCTGGCGTGGCGCCCGTCCGCAAAATCTGGTGCTGCTGAGCCAGGATTTCCCGGCCCTGCAGGTTATCAAGCTGGAGCAGAACTACCGCTCTTCCGGGCGCATTCTTAAAGCGGCCAATATCCTTATCGCCAATAACCCCCACGTTTTTGAGAAAAAACTGTTCTCTGAACTGGGCTACGGGCCGGAGCTGAAAGTGCTCAGCGCGAACAATGAGGATCATGAAGCGGAGCGGGTGACCGGGGAGCTGATTGCCCACCACTTTATTAATAAGACCCAGTATAAGGATTACGCCATCCTGTACCGGGGTAACCACCAGTCCCGGGTATTCGAAAAAATGCTGATGCAAAACCGGATCCCGTACCGCATTTCCGGCGGCACTTCGTTCTTTTCACGCCCGGAAATTAAAGACTTACTGGCCTACCTGCGGGTGCTGACCAACCCGGATGACGACAGCGCCTTTTTGCGTATCGTGAATACACCGCGCCGCGAAATTGGCCCGGCGACGCTACAGAAACTGGGCGAGTGGGCACTCCAGCGCAATAAAAGTATGTTTACCGCCAGCTTTGATCTGGGCCTGAGCCAGACCCTGACCGGGCGTGGTTACGAGGCCCTGACCCGCTTTACCCACTGGCTGGGCGAGGTTGCCCGCCTGTCTGAAAAAGAGCCGGTGGCCGCAGTGCGCGATCTTATCCACGGCATTGACTACGAAAGCTGGCTGTTTGAAACCTCGCCCAGCCCGAAAGCGGCCGAAATGCGCATGAAGAACGTCAACCAGCTGTTTACCTGGATGACCGAGATGCTGGAAGGCTCGGACCTGGAAGAGCCCATGACCCTGACCCAGGTGGTCACCCGCTTTACCCTGCGCGATATGATGGAGCGCGGCGAAAGCGAAGAGGAGCTGGATCAGGTGCAGCTGATGACCCTGCACGCCTCAAAAGGGCTGGAATTCCCGTATGTTTATCTGGTGGGCATGGAAGAGGGGCTGTTACCGCACCAGAGCAGCATTGATGAAGACAACATTGATGAAGAGCGGCGCCTGGCGTACGTGGGGATCACCCGGGCCCAGAAAGAGCTGACCTTCACCCTGTGTAAAGAGCGCCGCCAGTACGGGGAGTCCGTCCGCCCGGAACCCAGCCGCTTCCTGCTGGAGCTTCCTCAGGACGATTTACAGTGGGAAGTGGAGCGTAAAAAAGTGAGCGCCGAAGAGCGGATGCAAAAAGGCCAGGCGCACCTGGCCAGTATCCGTGAACAGCTGGCGAAGGCCCGTAAGGGTTAG